The DNA sequence GGCCTCGGCGGCCAACGAGCTGGCGGCGGATTTCCGCCTTGGCGTCCGATTTATCGAGGAAAACCTCGTCGTCCACGACGCGGCGGCGGCGGTGGCCGAGCTTCTGGGCCTCGACATCCTCCACGTCGCCAACGAGGGGGTCATCCTGGCCGCGGTGGCGGAGAACGACGCCGGTCGTGTCCTGGAAGCGGCCCGACGGCACCCCTACGGTCGGGAGGCGTCACTGGCCGGCGGCCTGACGGAAAGCCACCCGCGCCGGGTCGTCCTCGAGACGGCCGTCGGCGGGGAGAGG is a window from the bacterium genome containing:
- a CDS encoding AIR synthase-related protein — protein: RERLPLKSALSSDCAPLSGLVEAMRGAGEITWMRDCTRGGLASAANELAADFRLGVRFIEENLVVHDAAAAVAELLGLDILHVANEGVILAAVAENDAGRVLEAARRHPYGREASLAGGLTESHPRRVVLETAVGGERVVDMLTGEQLPRIC